A stretch of DNA from Cryptomeria japonica chromosome 4, Sugi_1.0, whole genome shotgun sequence:
TACATTTACTCTCATTCATCTATACCTGCAATATTGCCAGCCACTAATTCAATTGAACTTTTGAGTGCAATAAATCAATGCAGAGCAATTTAATGGTGTTATCAAAATCAGTAAAGAATATTGAATGAATCAGAACTCTGTAAAATCTTTCAACAGACAGTTACTAAATTCACGGGGAAGGATATCAGACAAAAACAGTTATGTCTATCCTTTTTACTATTTGTGCATGGTCTGATTTTAACCACAACATCAAATAGTAATAATGGCTTCCATTGCAAGTTATCCAGTGATAATGTTTTCCACTGTTAGTAGCCAGTGCTATATTTCCAGTTCTGTTCATACCTTGGTGGCATTACAGAACATTTATTAACATCCAAAAGCATGGACCCATTTGACATTAATGGCCCTTTCATCATTAAAGTAGGAAGACTGAAATTTCCTATTTAAGATTGTATGCAACCCATTTGGTTGATGTGTGAAATGGAAATAAATCTTTGACTCTCTGAGAATTTGCTTTATTGGGTAGTTTTTAATGTAGTACCACACAACTGCTTTATTTTTTCTGCTCTGTGTTGCTTCTATATTTAGCCTTTTATGCATCTTTGGTTAGAAGCTACAGTTGTAAAGGCTGACCAAACCGCTGTGTCTGATCTACTGAGCTAGGAGATGTGCTCATTGCTTGGATATTTTTCTTATGTCATATATTCCAGTTTGTTTTTATTGGAGATTTAAGATTTTTATGCATTACATTGGGAATCAAAACATTGTTCCTCTGTGGTTAATTATGTTGATGTAACTAACTTGCAAGCTGATTACATAAACTAAATTTGCTGCTCTTTCCTGGCCTTTCCCCTATATTCTATCCAGTCCTTTGCATGTGAAAACAAATTATTGTTCTATACTTGCATGGATAATAATACAATTCATTGAAGTTATTTCCATGAAAGTGCATAAAAGCTCTCTCAAACTTTGTTCTATGATTTTAGGTTTTTGTTTGGTTCCTCCCATGATGTGCAATTTTCAAAGTTGTTTGGATTTCTTCTATCAAGTTGTGATTCCATAGCTCAGGGTCTGTGTAATCTTGTTGGACCTTCTCGTCAGTGTGAATCATTATCGTTTAAGTAAAAAAAATATCGCGAGTTGAATTTCTGGATTTGACTGTGTGtatcatttcttttttattttagcaTTTGGAGGTTAAACTGCTTTAAAGTAGTTTGGAGCTGTCAGCCCACTAGAGTTTGGCTTGAGGTTGTTGTTACAACAAGAAAAGCTTTTGTTCCTTATATTTGTTTTATACTTAATGAATACTGTTTTTGGATTCAACTGTGTGagatttttttgcatcaacgttttggatcacgcTCCGTAATCCATTATTGTGATTCAAGAATTGTTTTATACTTGCTTAGTTGAAATCTTATTTTCAAGATTCCCACATAGTTCAGAAGGTACCAAGGTATTGAGCAATTCAAACCATGGATCTTTACATCATTCCAGTGGCATCCACCATGCTAGCATTAGTAAGCATCATAACATGGCATTGTCTGAAATCAAAGAGTAGCCTACCTCTAAATTGGCCTCTGCTAGGCATGATGCCATCCCTGCTATGGAACATAACCAATGTCTATGACTATGCAACCAAAGTAGTCATAGAAAATGGTGGCACCTTCAAATTTAGAGGCCCTTGGATATCAAGGGATCTCTTTGAGGTAGTCACCTCAAGTCCTCTTAATCTAGAGCACATTCTGAAGAATGATTTCCCCAATTTCCCAAGGGGTCCCTATTTCAAGGGTgttttctttgaaatatttggtgATGGTTTGTTCACAGCAGACCATGACTTATGGAGGAGACAAAGAAAAGCAGTGGGAATAGCCATAAGCAGCAGCAGTTTCAGAGACAGGAATATAATTTTGTTGCAAAAGTCACTGCAGGAAAAAATCATACCAGTTCTTCAAGAAGCAAAAGACAAGAAATCATTGTTTGATCTGCAAGATATTTTTCTTAGATTCAATTTTGATGTAATCTGTATGACCATATTGGGTAAAGATCCCGGATGTTTAAGCTCTGGTCCTCTTCTTGATGTCCCATTTGCCATGGCCTTTGATGAAGCTATAGAAGCATGCACTTATAGGCTCATTTTTCCTCCATTTTTATGGAGATTTATGAGATTTTTGAATGTAGGGTCTGAGAAAAAGCTGAGGAGAGCTCAAGCAGTGATATGTGAATTTGCATCAGAGATGGTGAAGAGTAGAATTGAGGAGCTCAAGTCAGGAGGAGAAACACTTCAAGGTGACATTTTGTCAAGCTTTATCAAGTTGGAGGAAGAAGAAGGGCGTTCCCCTCCTGAAAAATTGCTGCAGGTATGAAACaaatttaaagaagaatacaccTTTTCCCATGTTTGAATTATCAGTTCTTAACTGTAATGATTATGTAGTTGGTTTTTGTGGGAAGGGAATATATCTGCTATCAAAGAACTGAATTCTCAGTTCTTAAACTTTAAGGATTGTGTAGTTGGTTTTGTGCAAAGGGAATATTTCTGCTATCAAAGAGTTAAAATTTGAGTTTAGGAGGATTTTATCTTCTATTTAAGAATTAGATTTCCAGATAAAACACAGGCAATCTTACTTATAAACACCTTATCTTCAAGGTACGaagttttaaaattatattaatctTTAAAATGTCAGATCAcctttgacaatggaagagaagTATTGTTTATCATTTGTTACAGATCTTTTGCTAAGGTGTTTATCAAGTCAATAGACTATAGATTTTaagttatttttgttttgtttttttaatttttattaataatgataatttttttatttaatatgatAATTGCATTGGTTGATTAAAAATCTAGTCTCTCTTTTATCCAATGTTAAAAGTtataaatttaatttgttttttaataaTAGATTTGTTATAGTTTAAGTATTAATTTGATTGTAAGAAATTATCAAAAATAATTAAAGTGTTATGTTTATCAAGTTTTTATATGGTGATATAGTTATGGATTTGTTGAtgattattttaaattttcaattgagGAGTGAGACTCTGTGAAATATCGAtagttctttcttcttctctaaaatatattttgtttttgttttttaattgatttaggaTGTTTGTGTAGTGCTTTTTGTTACTGGTTTGGGTCTTGTTGTCTACAAACACTTATATTTCTCTATATTTGTAGTTTTTATGTTATTTGTTAAGCTTTATTGATGATTCTATTCAAATGTTGTAAAAGAATTCGAGCCTTTTCAGATATTCATATTTACTATCTAACTTAAAAAAGGATAGTCATGTATACTTTAAATGACATTTTAAAATgctttatttttgttgttgttgaaagtttttttatcaaattcaaagaATCATTTAACTTCAAAAAactattctatttttttaaaaaacctcCTTAAAATAAACAAAAGACACTTTGTTTAATGGCAAAATTCATATTGTAAACATTTAGATGGTGCTTACTTCAAATCTTCTTCAATACGACAATAATTAGACAGTCCACTTCCCCCATAAATAAATAATCTTAAAAAATGTTTTCCCTTCTCCAGTCCCCACAAAGTGAATTATGGATTATGTCAGGAACATTACTTGAAGCTGCTGAAAATAAGTTACATATTAATCttcaatataatttttttctaaaatgttACGACAGTTTTGAAATATGCCAATGCTAAACTTCATTATTAACCACTGTCTTCTAATGGTTTGCAGGATTTAACTATGAGCATGTTTCTTGCTGGTAGAGATACTTCTGCTTTATCTCTTTGCTGGTTCTTCTGGCTTCTGAGCAGGCACCCAAATGTAGAGCAAAAGATAATCTCTGAAATCACCCAGATACTGAGCTCAAAACAGttgaataacaacaacaacaatatttctTATGATAAGATGGATTTGTTTGGTTTAGAAGAATTGAGATGCATGAACTATTTGCAGGCAGCAGTATCTGAAACCCTAAGGCTTTATCCTCCTGTCCCCATAAGTTACAGACAAGCTATAGAAGACAGCATTTTGCCTGATGGAACACATGTTAAGAAAGGCTCAAAGCTTCTGTATTTTATCTATGCTACAAATAGAATGGAGAGCCTTTGGGGGAAGGATGCCTTGGAATTCAAGCCTGAAAGATGGATTGACAAAGAGGGAGTTTGTATGAAAGAGTGGGATTATAAGTTTCCTGTGTTTAATGCTGGTCCTAGGCTGTGCTTAGGAAGAGATATTGCTTATGTCAACATGAAGTTTATGGCTGCAAATATTCTTTCTCGTTATAAAGTGAAGGTTGATCCTGGTCACAAGGTGAAGCCTAAGTTTGGACTTACTCTCTTCATGAAACATGGCCTCAAGGTTAGCTTGGAATCAAGAGATGGTATTGTATAATGAATAAGTGAGTTTATCGTTCATTTCATTGATGTGAGCAATACTACAATTTTATTGTAGTAGAGTTAATCTCCACTGAGGAGAGCTTATTGGTTTGCCACAAATATCATGCAAAGTGTGCAATGCTAGACAGAATAAATGTATTTGTTTCTAATGAAAAATAGAGAATGTGGAACTTATATTTAAATCTAGTAATAATGGTATATTTCAGTTTTTTTTTTCTTATAGATTTATTGTGATTTGTTTATCTTTAATGTAATGAATAGTTTGTAAA
This window harbors:
- the LOC131074155 gene encoding cytochrome P450 86B1; this translates as MDLYIIPVASTMLALVSIITWHCLKSKSSLPLNWPLLGMMPSLLWNITNVYDYATKVVIENGGTFKFRGPWISRDLFEVVTSSPLNLEHILKNDFPNFPRGPYFKGVFFEIFGDGLFTADHDLWRRQRKAVGIAISSSSFRDRNIILLQKSLQEKIIPVLQEAKDKKSLFDLQDIFLRFNFDVICMTILGKDPGCLSSGPLLDVPFAMAFDEAIEACTYRLIFPPFLWRFMRFLNVGSEKKLRRAQAVICEFASEMVKSRIEELKSGGETLQGDILSSFIKLEEEEGRSPPEKLLQDLTMSMFLAGRDTSALSLCWFFWLLSRHPNVEQKIISEITQILSSKQLNNNNNNISYDKMDLFGLEELRCMNYLQAAVSETLRLYPPVPISYRQAIEDSILPDGTHVKKGSKLLYFIYATNRMESLWGKDALEFKPERWIDKEGVCMKEWDYKFPVFNAGPRLCLGRDIAYVNMKFMAANILSRYKVKVDPGHKVKPKFGLTLFMKHGLKVSLESRDGIV